TCGAGCTGCTGGAGCGCGGGGCGGTGCAGCAGATCGGCATCGGCGAGCAGCAGCCGTTCCAGTCCTACTTCTCCGGCAACACCATCCAGATCTGCCCGGTCGGTGCGCTGACCAGCGCGGCCTACCGGTTCCGCTCCCGGCCGTTCGACCTGGTGTCCACGCCGGGCCAGTGCGAGCACTGCGCGTCGGGCTGCGAGATCCGCACCGACTGGCGGCGCGGCAAGGTGATGCGCCGGCTCGCCGGGGACGACCCGGAGGTCAACGAGGAGTGGATCTGCGACAAGGGCCGGTTCGCGTTCCGCTACGCCACCGCCGCCGACCGCATCACCCGCCCGCTGGTCCGCGAGGGCGGTGAGCTCCGCGAGGCGTCCTGGACCGAGGCGCTGCAGGTCGCGGCGAAGGGCCTCACCGAGGCCCGCGAGGCGCACGGGGTCGGCGTGCTGCCCGGCGGTCGGCTGACCGTCGAGGACGCCTACGCGTACGCGAAGTTCGCGCGGATCGCGCTGCGCACCAACGACATCGACTTCCGGGCGCGACCGCACTCCGCGGAGGAGCTGCGGTTCCTGGAGTCCACTGTGGTGGGCGTGACGCCGGGGACCGGGGTCACCTACCGGGACCTGGAGTCCGCGCCCGCGGTGCTGTGCGTGGCCTTCGAACCCGAGGAGGAGTCGCCGATCGTCTTCCTCCGGCTGCGCAAGGCGGCCCGCAAGGGCGGGACGAAGGTGTTCCACCTCGGCCCGTGGGCCTCGCCGGGCGTGGAGAAGACCACGGTCATCGTGCACAACGGCGGCCCGGTCAGCACCGGCGAGCTGGTGCCGTGCACGCCGGGCGGCGAGGCCGCCGCGCTGCGCGAGCTGCCGCCCGCGGTGGCCGAGGCGCTCCAGCAGCCGGGCGCGGTGCTGCTCGTCGGCGAGCGCGCCGCGCAGGTCCCCGGGTTGTACTCCGAGGTCCTGCGCACCGCGCAGCGGACCGGCGCCCGGGTCGCCTGGATCCCGCGCCGGGCGGGCGAGCGCGGCGCGGTCGAGGCGGGCGCGCTGCCGACGCTGCTGCCCGGTGGCCGCCCGGTCACCGACGCCGCGGCCCGGTCCGAGATCGAGCAGGCCTGGGGCGTGGGTCCCGGCGCGCTGCCCGCGACCGCCGGTCGCGACCTCACCGGCATCCTCACCGCGGCCGCGGCCGGGGAGCTGTCCGGCCTGGTCGTCGGCGGGGTGGACCCGAACGACCTGCCCGACCCGGCGCTGGCCGAGCAGGCGCTGCGCCGCGCGGACTTCGTGGTCAGCCTGGAGCTGCGGCCCACCGCGGTCACCGAGCACGCCGACGTGGTGCTGCCCATCGCGCCGAGCCCCGAGAAGTCCGGCAGCTTCCTGAACTGGGAAGGCCGCCGCCGCGAGTTCCGCACCACCATCGAGGGCACCGGGGCGGTGCCGGACTGCCGGGTCCTCGACACCCTCGCGGTGGAGATGGACGCCGACCTGTTCACGCAGTCCCCGGCCGCGGCGTCCGCCGAGCTCGAGCGCATCGGCCCGAACGTCGGCGACCGGCTGCCCGGGCCGGACGAGCCGGTCTCCGCCGCGCCCACACCGGGACCGGGCCAGGCGGTGCTCGCGACCTGGCGGCAGCTGCTGGACAACGGCTCGCTGCAGGACGACGAACCGAACCTGGCGGGCACCGCGCGCCGCACCGTCGCCGTGCTGTCGCCGCGGACCGCGGAGCGCATCGAGCTCGGCCTCGGCCAGCGCATCGAGGTGCGCACCGCCAAGGGCGCGATCGTGCTGCCGGTGGAGCTCGCCGACATGCCCGACGACGTCGTCTGGGTGCCCACCGACTCCGGGACGTCGCGGGTGCACCGCGCGCTCGGCGCCGGGCACGGCGCGCTCGTCGACATCGCCGCCACCACGCCGATGTCCCCCGCGGCCACCAACGGCCACGGCACCACCCACCTCGACGGGGGGAGAGCATGACCACCACCGCGGAACTGCTCGCCGACGACCCGCTCTGGCTGATCCTGCTGAAGGTCGTCGCCATCTTCGTCTTCCTGGTCGTCATGACGCTGCTGTCCATCTGGGGCGAGCGCCGGGTGCTCGGGAAGATGCAGCACCGGCCCGGGCCGAACCGGGCGGGCCCGTTCGGCCTGCTGCAGTCGCTGGCCGACGGCCTGAAGCTGGCGTTCAAGGAGGACATCCGCCCGGTCCTGGCGGACAAGTGGGTCTACTTCCTGGCGCCGGTCGTCGCGGCGACGCCGGCGATGGTGTCGTTCTCGGTGATCCCGGTCGGGCCCGAGGTGACCATCTTCGGCGAGCGGACCGCGCTGCAGCTGGTGGACCTGCCGGTCGGCCTGCTGGTGGTGCTGGCCTGCGCCTCCGTCGGCGTGTACGGCATCGTGCTGGCCGGCTGGTCGTCCGGGTCGCCGTACCCGCTGCTCGGGTCGCTGCGCTCGGCGGCGCAGGTGATCTCCTACGAGATCGCGATGGGCCTGTCGTTCGTCGCGGTGATCATGTACGCGGGGACGCTGTCCACCTCGGGCATCGTCGAGGCCCAGCAGCACGGCTGGTTCTTCCTGCTGCTGCCGTTCAGCTTCGCGGTCTACGTGATCTCGATGGTCGGTGAGACCAACCGCGCCCCGTTCGACCTCCCGGAGGCCGAGTCGGAGCTGGTCGGCGGCTTCCACACCGAGTACTCGTCGCTGAAGTTCGCGCTGTTCTTCCTCGCCGAGTACATCAACATGGTCACCGTCTCGGCGCTGGCGACCACGCTGTTCCTCGGCGGCTGGCGCGCGCCGTGGCCGCTGTCGCTGGTCGGCGACGGGGTGCTCAACACCGGGTGGTGGCCGGTGCTGTGGTTCCTCGGCAAGACGCTGGCCTTCCTGTTCTTCTTCGTCTGGCTGCGCGGCACCCTGCCCCGCCTGCGCTACGACCAGTTCATGAACCTGGGCTGGAAGGTGCTGGTCCCGTGCAGCCTGCTGTGGATCATCGCGGTGACGGTGATCCGCGCGCTGCGCAACGACGGCACGGTCACCACGCAGCAGTTCCTCATCGGCGGCGCCGTCGTGATCGCGGTGCTGCTGGTGGCCACGTTCCTGATCCCGGACCGCCGCCCGGAGAAGGACACCGACGACGTGCCGCTGGCGGGCAGCGGCTACCCGATCCCGCCGCTCGACCTCAAGGTTCCCGAGACGCCGCCGCGCCGCACCCCGGTGCGCACCGGTGCCGCGGGCGAGGTCGAGAGCGCGGAGGGCGAGGAGGCGCCTCATGGGAATGTTTGATCCGATCAAGGGCTTCGGCGTCACCTTCTCGACGATGTTCAAGAAGGTCGTCACCGAGGAGTACCCGGAGGTCAAGAAGGTCCCGGCGCCCCGGTACCACGGGCGGCACCAGCTCAACCGGCACCCGGACGGGCTGGAGAAGTGCGTGGGCTGCGAGCTGTGCGCCTGGGCGTGCCCCGCTGACGCGATCTTCGTGGAGGGCGGGGACAACACCGAGGAGGAGCGCTACTCGCCCGGTGAGCGCTACGGCAAGAACTACCAGATCAACTACCTGCGCTGCATCGGCTGCGGGTTGTGCATCGAGGCGTGCCCGACGCGGGCGCTGACGATGACCAACGAGTACGAGACCGCCGACGACAACCGCCAGGACCTCATCTACACCAAGGAGGACATGCTGGCGCCGCTGCTGCCCGGCATGGAGCAGCCGCCGCACCCGATGCGGCTGGGCGACGACGAGCAGGACTACTACGTGCGCGGTCCTGAGCTCGCCCGGCAGCGCGGGGTCCCGGCGGACGAGACGGTCGAGTCCGGGCACGAGGAGGCCAGGCGATGACCCTCGCAACCGCGCAGGTACTGGCACAGGGCGCCACCGTGGGCGCCGGTGAGACCGCGGTCTTCTGGATCCTCGGACCGCTGGCGCTGGTCGGCGCGCTGGGCATGGTGTTCGCGCGCAACGCGGTGCACTCCGCGCTGTGGCTGGTGCTGACGATGCTGTGCCTCGGCGTGCTCTACATGGCGCAGAGCGCGCAGTTCCTCGGCTTCACGCAGATCATCGTCTACACCGGCGCGATCATGATGCTGTTCCTGTTCGTGCTGATGATGGTCGGCCGCGACTCCTCCGACTCGGTCGTGGAGGTGCTGCGCGGGCAGCGGTTGTGGGCCGGCATCGGCGGCATCGGCCTGGCCGCGCTGCTGGTGTCCGGGCTGGCGCGGGCGCTCACCGACGTGCCCGTCGCCGCGCCGCTGAACCCGTGGACGCCGCAGGGCGGTGGTGCGGGCGGCCTCGGGCGGCTGATCTTCACCGACTACCTGTTCCCGTTCGAGCTGACCTCGGCGCTGCTCATCACCGCCGCGGTCGGCGCGATGGTGCTGGCCTACGGCGGCAAGGGCCGCGGCCCGCGGGTGAGCCAGCGCGAGCGCGCCAACGCCCGCTTCCGCAGCGGGCGCCCGTCGCCGCTGCCCGGCCCCGGCGTGTACGCCACCGCGAACTCGGTGGCCGTGCCCGCGCTGCTGCCGGACGGGTCGGTCGCGCCGGAGTCGCTGTCCGAGCTGCTGGAGAGCCTGCCCGCCGAGCGGCTGGTGGAGGAGCGCCGGTTGGTCAAGGGCGAGACGCCTGCCCCCGACCCGCACGCGCTCACCGCCGGCCACCACGAGGCCTCGCCCGAGGTGCCCGAGCAGCCGGCGGACGAGCCGCGCGGCAACGGCACCGGGACGAAGAACGGTCACGGATCCGAGCACGCCACCACCGAGGAGGTCCGGCAGTGACCCCCACGTACTACCTGCTGCTCTCGGCGCTGCTGTTCACCATCGGCGCGGTCGGCGTCCTGGTGCGGCGCAACGCGATCGTGGTGTTCATGTGCATCGAGCTGATGCTCAACGCGGTCAACCTGAGCCTGGTGACCTTCGCCCGCATCGAGGGGTCGACGCACGGGCAGGTCATGGCCTTCTTCGTGATGGTGGTCGCGGCGGCCGAGGTGGTGGTCGGCCTGGCCATCATCATGTCGATCTTCCGGACGCGTCGCTCGGCCTCGGTCGATGACGCCAACCTGCTGAAGTACTGAGAGGGCGCGTGGTGACGGCAATGATGACTACCGGGGCCTTCCTCGCCGCCAGTCCTGAGGTGACGGCGGCTGCCGGCGGTGTCCAGCAGAACGCCTGGTTGCTGGTCGCGTTCCCCGCCCTGGGCGCGCTGGTCCTGCTCGTCGCCGGACGCCGGGCCAACGGCTGGGGGCACGTCCTCGGCTGCGCCACGGTGATCGCGTCCTTCGTGTACGGGGTGGTGCTGTTCGGCTCGATCTCCGGGCTGCCGGAGAGCGAGCAGCTGCGCGAGCTGCACCTGTTCTCGTGGATCCCGGTCAACGCCCTGCAGGTCGACTTCGGGCTCCGGATGGACCCGCTGTCGATGGTGTTCGTGCTGCTGATCACCGGGGTGGGCTCGCTGATCCACCTCTACTCGATCGGCTACATGGCGCACGACCAGCATGGCCGCACCGGGCGGGACAACACCGAGCGGCGCCGGTTCTTCGCCTACCTGAACCTGTTCGTCGCGGCGATGCTGGTGCTGGTGCTGGGCAACAGCTTCGTGACGCTGTACCTCGGCTGGGAGGGCGTCGGCCTCGCCTCCTACCTGCTGATCGGGTTCTGGCAGGGCCGCCCGTCGGCGGCCGCGGCGGCCACCAAGGCGTTCGTGATGAACCGGGTCGGCGACGTCGGCCTGGCGCTGGCGATCTTCCTGCTGTTCGCCAACCTCGGCACCACGCAGTACGCCGAGGTGTTCGCCCGCGCCGGCGAGCTCTCGCCGGGCGTGCTGCTGGCCATCACGCTGCTGCTGTTGCTGGGCGCCTGCGGCAAGTCCGGCCAGGTGCCGCTGCAGGCGTGGTTGCCGGACGCGATGGAGGGCCCGACGCCGGTCTCCGCGCTCATCCACGCCGCGACCATGGTCACCGCGGGCGTGTACCTGATCGCCCGCGCCAACCCGCTGTACTCGCTGTCCCCGGGCGGGCAGCTGGCGGTGACGATCGTCGGTGCGGTGACGCTGCTGGTCGGGTGCGTCATCGGCTGCGCCTACGACGACATCAAGAAGGTCCTGGCGTACTCCACGGTCAGCCAGATCGGCTACATGATGCTGGCCGTCGGGCTCGGCCCGGCCGGGTACGCGCTGGGCATCATGCACCTGCTCACCCACGGCTTCTTCAAGGCCGGGCTGTTCCTCGGCGCCGGTTCGGTGATGCACGGCATGCACGACGAGGTCGACATGCGCAAGTTCGGCGGCCTCTACCGGTACATGCCGATCACCTTCGCCACCTTCGGCCTCGGCTACCTGGCGCTGATCGGCTTCCCGTTCCTGTCCGGCTACTACTCGAAGGACGCCATCATCGAGGCGGCGTTCGGCCAGGAGGGCTGGCGCGGCTGGGTGTTCGGCGGCGCGGCGCTGCTGGGCGCGGGCATCACCGCCTTCTACATGACGCGCCTGGTGCTCATGACCTTCTTCGGCGAGAAGCGCTGGGAGAAGCTGAAGGCCGGCAACGGCCAGGACTTCCACCCGCACGAGTCGCCGACGATCATGACCGCGCCGATGGTCGTGCTGGCCGTCGGCTCCGTGGCCGCGGGCATGTTCTTCGCCGGCGGCGACCGGCTGGTCAGCTTCCTGGCGCCGTCGCTGGGCGAGCTCCAGGAGTCCGGGCACAGCGCGATCCCGCACGCGATGATCCCGGTGCTCACCGTGGTGGTCTCCGCGCTCGGCGTGCTGGTCGCCTGGCTGCTGGTCGGGCGCAAGCCGGTGCCGGTGGAGCGCCCGGTGCGGGTGTCGCCGATCGTGCGCGCGGCTCGCGCCGACCTCGGCGGCAACGCGCTGAACAACGCCATCGCGGTGCGCCCGGCGTTCGCCCTGGCGCGCGGACTGGTCACTGTGGACGACAAGGGCGTGGACGGCGCGGTCAACGGCATCGCAGGCGTCCTGGGCTTCAGCTCCGGGAAGCTGCGCCGCTGGCAGACCGGGTTCGTCCGCTCCTACGCCCTGTCCATGCTCTTCGGCGGCGTCGTGGTGGTCGCCGCCCTGATGGCCGTGGGGATCCCGACATGACGACGCTCTCGCGCACCCAAGGGCAGTTCCGGGTGGAACTGCACGTCCACTGTGGATCCTGCTGGCGGAGCGAGCTCCGGGAGGAGATCCGATGACCCTGCTCGTCGCAATGGTCCTGCTGCCGATCGTCGGGTCGGTGGTGGTGGCGCTGCTGCGCGGCAACGCGCCCGCGGCGAAGTGGACCGCGCTCGGGTTCTCCCTGGTGGAGATCGCGCTCGCGCTGGCCGCGTGGGCCGCCTACGACCCGGCCGGGCCGCGCTTGCAGCTCACCAGCTCGCTGGCCTGGATCCCGGCCTTCGACATCAGCTTCTCGTTCGGCGTGGACGGCATCGCGCTGGTGATGATCGCGGTGATCGCGCTGCTCACCCCGCTGGTGCTCGGCTACAGCTGGGGCGAGCGGCTGCCGGAGGGACGCACCCACGGCGGCTTCTTCTCGCTGCTGCTGCTGGAGCAGGCGCTGACGGTGGCGGTGTTCGCCGCGACCGACCTGTTCCTGTTCTACGTGCTGTTCGAGATCATGCTGGTCCCGATGTACTTCCTCATCGGCGGCTACGGCGGGGAGAAGCGCACCTACGCCGCGGTGAAGTTCTTCCTGTACTCGTTCCTCGGCGGCCTGATCATGCTGGCCTCGGCGATCGGCGCCTACGTCTACAGCGCTGAGGCCACCGGCCGCGGCACCTTCGCCTGGGAGGAGCTGGTGCCGGTGCTGCGGGACGCGCCGACGAGCGTGCAGGTGTGGCTGTTCCTCGGCTTCTTCACCGCGTTCGCCATCAAGGCCCCGCTGGTGCCGTTCCACACCTGGCTGCCGGACGCCGCGCAGCAGGCGCCGATCGGGGTCGCGGTCATCGTGGTCGGCGTGCTGGACAAGGTCGGCACGTTCGGCTTCCTGCGCTACAGCCTCCCGCTCACGCCGGAGGCCTCGCAGGTGCTCGCGCCGCTGGTGCTGGTGCTGGCGGTCATCGGCGTGCTCTACGGCTCGTTCCAGGCGTTCGGGCAGACCGACTTCAAGCGGTTCATCGCCTACGTCTCGATCGCGCACTTCGGGTTCATCGCGCTGGGCATCTTCGCGTTCACCTCGCAGGCGCACGCCGGCTCGGTGTCCTACATGGTCAACCACAGCATCGCGACCGGCATGCTGATCCTGGTGATCGGCATGGTGATCACCCGCGGCGGCTCCACCCGCATCGCCGACTACGGCGGCATGGCGAAGGTGACGCCGCTGCTGGCCGGGACGCTGCTGATCGCCGGGCTGAGCACCCTGTCGCTGCCCGGCACCAACTCGTTCATCAGCGAGTTCCTGGTGCTCATCGGCTCGTTCGAGACCCGGCCGGTGTACACCGTGCTGGCCACCGTCGGCATGGTGCTGGCCGCCGTCTACGTGCTGTGGCTCTACCAGCGCACCATGCAGGGCCCGGTGCGCGGGGACGCGCTGCTGGGCGCCGCGGCCGGTCCGGGCGCGGTGACCGACCCGAACGGCGCGGGCGCGCACCGGCTGCGGATCGCCGACCTCGGCGCCCGCGAGATCGCCGTGCTGACCCCGCTGATCGTGCTGGTGCTCGCGCTCGGCTTCTACCCGAAGCCGGTGCTGGACGTGATCAACCCGTCGGTCGCGGCAACCATGAGCGAGGTCGGCGTCACCGACCCCGTGACCTCGCAGGGAGGTAACTGACAGTGGGTGTCATGACGAGCGGCGCACTGGCGCAGCTGCAGTCCGTGGAGATCCCGCCGATCGACTACGCGGCGATCGCACCGATCCTGATCGTCCTCGGCGCGGCCTGCCTGGCGATCCTGGTGGAGGCGTTCCTGCCGCGGCACCAGCGCTGGCCGGTGCAGGTGGGGCTGAGCCTGGTGACGATCGTGGCCGCCGGGGTGGCGCTGGCCGTCCACGCCCGCTCGGGCGGCACCGGGGTGACCACGCTCTCGGACACCCTGGCGGTCGACCCGCCGACGCTGTTCCTGTGGGGCACCCTGCTCGCGCTCGGGCTGGCCGCGATCCTGCTCATCGCCGACCGCTCGGTGGAGTCGGGCGGCGCGTTCGTCGCCGAGTCCCGGGCCGCCGAGGGGCCGGGCACCATGAGCCGCGCCGCGGCCGCGGTCTCCGGGATGCGCACCGAGGTCTTCCCGCTCGCCCTGTTCTCCCTCGGCGGGATGCTGGTGTTCACCGCGGCCAACGACCTGCTCACCATGTTCATCGCGCTGGAGGTGCTGAGCCTCCCGCTGTACCTGATGTGCGGGCTGGCCAAGCGGCGCCGGCTGCTGTCGCAGGAAGCGGCGGTGAAGTACTTCCTGCTCGGTGCCTTCGCCTCGGCGTTCTTCCTGTACGGCCTGGCGCTGCTCTACGGCTACGCGGGCTCGGTGAAGCTGCAGGCCATCGCCGACGCCACCGCCGGGTCGGACCGCTCGGACACCCTGCTGTTCGCCGGGCTCGGCCTGCTGCTGGTGGGCCTGCTGTTCAAGGCCTCGGTGGGCCCGTTCCACACCTGGACCCCGGACGTGTACCAGGGCGCGCCGACCGCGGTGACCGGTTTCATGGCCGCCTGCACCAAGGTCGCCGCCTTCGGCGCGATCCTGCGCGTGCTGCAGGTCGGGTTCCAGGCGTCGAGCTGGGAGTGGAAGGGCGTGCTGTGGGCCATCGCCATCGCCTCGATGGTCATCGGCGTGGTGCTCGGCCTCACCCAGCAGGACATCAAGCGGATGATCGCCTACTCCTCGGTGGCGCACGCCGGGTTCATGCTCATCGGCGCCATCGCGCTGACCGAGCGTGGCCTGTCCAGCACGCTGTTCTACCTGCTCGCCTACGGGTTCACCACGATCGCGGTGTTCGGTGTGATCAGTCTCGTGCGCCGGTCGGACGGTGAGGCGACTCACCTCTCCGACTGGGCGGGGCTGGCCAAGCGGTCGCCGCTGGTCGCCGGGGTGTTCGCCTTCCTGCTGTTCGCCCTCGCCGGCATCCCGCTGACCAGCGGTTTCATCGGCAAGTTCGTGGTGTTCGAGGCGGCGCTGGCCGACGGGATGGCGCCGCTGGTCGTGGTGGCCCTGGTGGCCAGCGCGGTCGCCGCGTTCTTCTACCTCCGCGTCATCGTGGTGATGTACTTCAACGACCCGGCCGAGGACGGCCCGACCGTGAGCGTGCCGGGTGCGTTCACGACAGCCGCGATCACTCTCGGTGTCGTCGTCACCCTGCTGCTGGGCGTCCTGCCGACTCTGGCGCTGGACTGGGCGAACGTCGGTGGCTTCGTGTCGTAGAGTGCACGCCGGTAGGGCGAACGTTGGGGGAGCGAAGGCGACGGTGACGTGAGCAGGCCAGCGGGTGACCCGATCAGCGAGCTGATCAAGGGCAACGGAACCGGGATCGACATCGCCGACTCGGCGTTGGCCGACTCGGTGCAGCAGGGCATCGATCGGGTGGAGCGCTTGCTGCACGACTCGGTGCAGAGCGAGTTCGAGTTCGCGACCCGCACCTCGCTGCACCTGGTGGAGGCGGGGGGCAAGCGGTTCCGGCCGCTGTTCACGCTGCTGGCCGCGCACTTCGGCGACCCGCACGCGGACGAGGTGATCAAGTCCGCGGCGGTGGTGGAGCTGATCCACCTGGCCACGCTCTACCACGACGACGTGATGGACGAGGCCACCATGCGGCGCGGCGCGAGCAGCGCCAACGCCCGCTGGGACAACTCGGTCGCCATCCTGACCGGCGACTTCCTGTTCGCGCGGGCGTCGGCGCTCATCGCCGACCTGGGCGCGGAGGCGGTCCGCTCGATGGCGGGCACCTTCGAGCTGCTGGTCACCGGGCAGATGCGGGAGACCGTCGGGCTCGGCGCCGACGAGGACGCCGTCGACTCCTACCTGCGGGTGGTCTACGAGAAGACCGGTTCGCTGATCGCCACCGCGGGCCGGTTCGGTGCCTGGTTCTCGGGCGCGGACGAGAAGACGGTGGCGTCGCTGGAGCGGATCGGCCGGCTCGTCGGCATCGGCTTCCAGATCTCCGACGACATCATCGACATCGCCTCGCCGGCCGACGAGTCCGGCAAGACGCCGGGCACCGACCTGCGCGAGGGCGTGCGCACCCTCCCGATGCTGTACGCGCTGGCCGACCCGGACACCGACCCGCGGTTGCGCGACCTGCTGTCCCGCCCGCTGTCGGACGACGACGAGGTGCGCGAGGCGCTGGACCTGCTGCGCGAGTCGAACGGCCTGGCCCGCAGCCGCGCGACGCTGGACTCCTACGCCGGTGACGCACGCGAGGAGCTCGCCTCGCTGCCCGACGCCCCGGCGCGGGACGCGCTGGCGGCGCTGGTCGACTACGTGGTGGCCCGGACCCGCTGAGCCGTGGTGGGGGCTGCTGGATCACGAGCCGGTCACGACACCTCGTCGGTGTGGTGCTGCGTGGTAGGTATGCCGGGACCGACCGGCGGCGCCGGAGCTCGTGAGGAAGGACATCGCTCGTGATCACCTGGTTGTTCACCCAGGTGTGGCTGTGGAGCCTCGCCGCGTTCGCGCTCGGCGCCCTGATCACCTGGTTGTTGTTCGTCCGCCCGGTGCAGCGGCGCTTGGCGGAGTACGAGGCCGCCCAGTACGACCACGGCTCGGCCGACCACGACGAGCCCGGCTACGACGAGGACGGCTACGACCAGCCCGGCTACGTGGAGCCGGAGACCGCCCGGGAGCCGCTGGACCTGCTGCACCCGGCGCGGCCGCACGACGCCGACGAGCCGCCGATCGGTGACTGGGACCGGCCCCCGCGCGCGTGGGCGGACCCGCGTCTGCGCGCGCCGGAGGACGAGGACACCGAGAACAGCTGGTTCCGCAGGTGGGACGAGTCGGTGCAGCACGCCGACCCGGAGGCCCCGCCGGACGTCGCGGTGACCGCGGTGCGACCGCGCGTCCCGGTGGCCGAGCAGCGCGCCGAGCCCGCCGACGGTCCGTCCGGCCGCGACGGCTCGGAGGCCGACCCGGCGGAGACGACCCAGCGCAGCGAGCCGGGTGCGGAGACCGCCGCGCGCGGCGGACCGGCCGCCGAGGACGGCGGTGCGCGCGGCGAACCGTCGCCGGAGACGGCGGGTGCCGGTCCGGCCGAG
This region of Saccharopolyspora hordei genomic DNA includes:
- a CDS encoding NADH-quinone oxidoreductase subunit G, with amino-acid sequence MTVAPESEARPVPEGYVRLTIDGIEVEAPKGELLIRTAERMGITIPRFCDHPLLDPAGACRQCLVEVEMGGRPMPKPQASCTMTVADGMVVKTQRTSPVADKAQQGVMELLLINHPLDCPICDKGGECPLQNQALKHGRAESRFHEKKRTFAKPVPISSQVLLDRERCVLCQRCTRFSKQIAGDPFIELLERGAVQQIGIGEQQPFQSYFSGNTIQICPVGALTSAAYRFRSRPFDLVSTPGQCEHCASGCEIRTDWRRGKVMRRLAGDDPEVNEEWICDKGRFAFRYATAADRITRPLVREGGELREASWTEALQVAAKGLTEAREAHGVGVLPGGRLTVEDAYAYAKFARIALRTNDIDFRARPHSAEELRFLESTVVGVTPGTGVTYRDLESAPAVLCVAFEPEEESPIVFLRLRKAARKGGTKVFHLGPWASPGVEKTTVIVHNGGPVSTGELVPCTPGGEAAALRELPPAVAEALQQPGAVLLVGERAAQVPGLYSEVLRTAQRTGARVAWIPRRAGERGAVEAGALPTLLPGGRPVTDAAARSEIEQAWGVGPGALPATAGRDLTGILTAAAAGELSGLVVGGVDPNDLPDPALAEQALRRADFVVSLELRPTAVTEHADVVLPIAPSPEKSGSFLNWEGRRREFRTTIEGTGAVPDCRVLDTLAVEMDADLFTQSPAAASAELERIGPNVGDRLPGPDEPVSAAPTPGPGQAVLATWRQLLDNGSLQDDEPNLAGTARRTVAVLSPRTAERIELGLGQRIEVRTAKGAIVLPVELADMPDDVVWVPTDSGTSRVHRALGAGHGALVDIAATTPMSPAATNGHGTTHLDGGRA
- the nuoH gene encoding NADH-quinone oxidoreductase subunit NuoH, encoding MTTTAELLADDPLWLILLKVVAIFVFLVVMTLLSIWGERRVLGKMQHRPGPNRAGPFGLLQSLADGLKLAFKEDIRPVLADKWVYFLAPVVAATPAMVSFSVIPVGPEVTIFGERTALQLVDLPVGLLVVLACASVGVYGIVLAGWSSGSPYPLLGSLRSAAQVISYEIAMGLSFVAVIMYAGTLSTSGIVEAQQHGWFFLLLPFSFAVYVISMVGETNRAPFDLPEAESELVGGFHTEYSSLKFALFFLAEYINMVTVSALATTLFLGGWRAPWPLSLVGDGVLNTGWWPVLWFLGKTLAFLFFFVWLRGTLPRLRYDQFMNLGWKVLVPCSLLWIIAVTVIRALRNDGTVTTQQFLIGGAVVIAVLLVATFLIPDRRPEKDTDDVPLAGSGYPIPPLDLKVPETPPRRTPVRTGAAGEVESAEGEEAPHGNV
- the nuoI gene encoding NADH-quinone oxidoreductase subunit NuoI, whose product is MGMFDPIKGFGVTFSTMFKKVVTEEYPEVKKVPAPRYHGRHQLNRHPDGLEKCVGCELCAWACPADAIFVEGGDNTEEERYSPGERYGKNYQINYLRCIGCGLCIEACPTRALTMTNEYETADDNRQDLIYTKEDMLAPLLPGMEQPPHPMRLGDDEQDYYVRGPELARQRGVPADETVESGHEEARR
- a CDS encoding NADH-quinone oxidoreductase subunit J, whose translation is MTLATAQVLAQGATVGAGETAVFWILGPLALVGALGMVFARNAVHSALWLVLTMLCLGVLYMAQSAQFLGFTQIIVYTGAIMMLFLFVLMMVGRDSSDSVVEVLRGQRLWAGIGGIGLAALLVSGLARALTDVPVAAPLNPWTPQGGGAGGLGRLIFTDYLFPFELTSALLITAAVGAMVLAYGGKGRGPRVSQRERANARFRSGRPSPLPGPGVYATANSVAVPALLPDGSVAPESLSELLESLPAERLVEERRLVKGETPAPDPHALTAGHHEASPEVPEQPADEPRGNGTGTKNGHGSEHATTEEVRQ
- the nuoK gene encoding NADH-quinone oxidoreductase subunit NuoK is translated as MTPTYYLLLSALLFTIGAVGVLVRRNAIVVFMCIELMLNAVNLSLVTFARIEGSTHGQVMAFFVMVVAAAEVVVGLAIIMSIFRTRRSASVDDANLLKY
- the nuoL gene encoding NADH-quinone oxidoreductase subunit L; translated protein: MMTTGAFLAASPEVTAAAGGVQQNAWLLVAFPALGALVLLVAGRRANGWGHVLGCATVIASFVYGVVLFGSISGLPESEQLRELHLFSWIPVNALQVDFGLRMDPLSMVFVLLITGVGSLIHLYSIGYMAHDQHGRTGRDNTERRRFFAYLNLFVAAMLVLVLGNSFVTLYLGWEGVGLASYLLIGFWQGRPSAAAAATKAFVMNRVGDVGLALAIFLLFANLGTTQYAEVFARAGELSPGVLLAITLLLLLGACGKSGQVPLQAWLPDAMEGPTPVSALIHAATMVTAGVYLIARANPLYSLSPGGQLAVTIVGAVTLLVGCVIGCAYDDIKKVLAYSTVSQIGYMMLAVGLGPAGYALGIMHLLTHGFFKAGLFLGAGSVMHGMHDEVDMRKFGGLYRYMPITFATFGLGYLALIGFPFLSGYYSKDAIIEAAFGQEGWRGWVFGGAALLGAGITAFYMTRLVLMTFFGEKRWEKLKAGNGQDFHPHESPTIMTAPMVVLAVGSVAAGMFFAGGDRLVSFLAPSLGELQESGHSAIPHAMIPVLTVVVSALGVLVAWLLVGRKPVPVERPVRVSPIVRAARADLGGNALNNAIAVRPAFALARGLVTVDDKGVDGAVNGIAGVLGFSSGKLRRWQTGFVRSYALSMLFGGVVVVAALMAVGIPT
- a CDS encoding NADH-quinone oxidoreductase subunit M is translated as MTLLVAMVLLPIVGSVVVALLRGNAPAAKWTALGFSLVEIALALAAWAAYDPAGPRLQLTSSLAWIPAFDISFSFGVDGIALVMIAVIALLTPLVLGYSWGERLPEGRTHGGFFSLLLLEQALTVAVFAATDLFLFYVLFEIMLVPMYFLIGGYGGEKRTYAAVKFFLYSFLGGLIMLASAIGAYVYSAEATGRGTFAWEELVPVLRDAPTSVQVWLFLGFFTAFAIKAPLVPFHTWLPDAAQQAPIGVAVIVVGVLDKVGTFGFLRYSLPLTPEASQVLAPLVLVLAVIGVLYGSFQAFGQTDFKRFIAYVSIAHFGFIALGIFAFTSQAHAGSVSYMVNHSIATGMLILVIGMVITRGGSTRIADYGGMAKVTPLLAGTLLIAGLSTLSLPGTNSFISEFLVLIGSFETRPVYTVLATVGMVLAAVYVLWLYQRTMQGPVRGDALLGAAAGPGAVTDPNGAGAHRLRIADLGAREIAVLTPLIVLVLALGFYPKPVLDVINPSVAATMSEVGVTDPVTSQGGN